In Erigeron canadensis isolate Cc75 chromosome 1, C_canadensis_v1, whole genome shotgun sequence, a single window of DNA contains:
- the LOC122603745 gene encoding protein SHOOT GRAVITROPISM 6 isoform X2, producing MAAATSGNSIPAPDAIQVLVSALADDSPMVRRASMSSLKILAPLNPLLVLDCCLTVSRGGRRRFGNIAGVFQVMSIAIDALEEGEVDASNMTKLAKLATAEIISSKEIKADWQRAASSLLVAIGSHLPDLMMEELYLHLSPQNSALPAMVQILADFATSDALQFTPRLKGVLSRVLPILGNVRDQHRPIFANAFKCWCQACWQYGVEFPLSSILDSDVTSFLNNAFELLLQNWATSRDLKVRTSAVEALGQLVGLVTRTLLKVALPKFVPIILELYKRDQNIAFLATCSLHNLLNASLLSENGSPLLDFEDLMLVLSTLLPVICSYSDIKDRKDFSVGLKTYNEVQHCFLTVGMVYPDELFIFLLNKSKLKEDHITFGALCVLKHLLPRLSEAWHNKRSALIEAITLLLDVQNLGVCKALAELIVVMASHCYLVGSSGELFVEYLVQHCAMSDQEIDDLVTSRDSFNPTQFYYSFQQKRSEVKIGAVLPTELRAICEKGLLLITITIPEMEHVLWPFMLKMIIPRLYTGAVATVCRCISDMCRNRSLHNDKMIRECRTRVDIPRPEELFARLVVLLHNPLAREQLATQILTVLCYLASLFPKNINLFWQDEIPKMKAYVSDTEDLKQDHCYQETWDDMIINFLAETLDVVQDSDWVISLGNAFAKQYELYTSDDEHSALLHRCLGILLQKVDNRTYVRDKIDWMYKQSNITIPENRLGLAKAMGLVAASHLDTVLDKLKEILDNIEESIFQRFLSFFSDKSKIKDSDDIHAALALMYGYAARYAPSTVIEARIDALVGTNMLSHLLIVRHPSAKQAVITAIDLLGRAVISASESGISFPLKKRDQLLDYILTLMRRQDEEGFSDLSVELLRTQALALSACTTLVSVDPKLTNEMRNIVMKATLGFFALPNDPAGAVDPLVDNLITLLCAILLTSGEDGRSRAEQLLHILKQIDQYVCSPLDYQRKRGCLAVHEMLLKFRTLCVTGYCALGCQGSCKHIKQIDRTSRFNVSSLPPAFLLPSRDALCLGDRVIVYLPRCADTNSEVRKVSAQILDQFFDISLSLPRPVTSNYSTPIEASYAALSSLEDVIAILRRDTSIDPSEVFNRVISSVCILLTKDELVATLYGCSVAICDKVKPSAEGGIQAVIEFVTKRGNELNETDISRTAQSLLSAAVHVPEKYLRNETLVAISSLAEHTSPRVVFNEVLTAAARDIVTKDILRMPGGWPMQDAFYAFSQHNELSSLFLEHLISTLSHTSVHKGEIGKGDPSGDSSVARTENEILQAAIVALTAFFRGGGKIGKRAVEQNYASVTAILTLHLGSCHGQSISGQHEQLRTLLIAFQGFCECVGDLEMGKILARDGEHNVDEKWINLIGDLAGCISIKRPKEVSAISVILSKYLNQPVRFQREAAAAALSEFVRYSNEGSDSVSEEIVEALCRHVSDDSPMVRRLCLRGLVQIPPTNINMYTKEILGVILALLDDSDDSVQLTAVLCLLSILELSPNGVEHVLLNLSVRLRNLQVSMSTKMRANSFAAFGALSLYSSGPQRDSFLEQVHAVLPRLVLHLLDEEYSVRQACRDTLKQIAPLMEIEDLLSLLNTHRFTSDDRSDYQDFLRDLARQFIQHLASRVDTYMASIIQAFDAPWPAIQANAIYLSSSMLALTDDQHISAAYYYQVFGLLVSKGSRSADAIVRATSSSALGMLLKSTNLLSWRADRLDHTDSGRSSVDSESGGRR from the exons ATGGCAGCTGCTACTTCTGGAAACTCAATTCCTGCTCCCG ACGCAATTCAGGTTCTTGTATCAGCTCTTGCTGATGATTCTCCGATGGTTAGACGTGCCTCCATGTCTTCTCTTAAAATCCTTGCTCCTCT GAATCCACTTCTAGTTCTTGATTGTTGCTTAACCGTGTCTCGTGGTGGCCGTAGG AGGTTTGGGAATATTGCTGGTGTATTTCAAGTAATGTCAATTGCGATTGATGCTTTGGAAGAAGGGGAAGTGGATGCCTCTAATATGACAAAACTTGCCAAACTTGCCACTGCCGAGATCATTTCGTCCAAG GAAATAAAAGCTGATTGGCAAAGAGCCGCCTCTTCTCTACTTGTTGCTATCGGCTCTCATTTACCAGACCTG ATGATGGAAGAGTTATATCTTCACTTGTCTCCACAGAATTCAGCTCTGCCAGCTATGGTCCAAATACTTGCAGATTTTGCTACGTCTGATG CTCTGCAGTTTACCCCAAGACTTAAAGGTGTGCTTTCCCGAGTTCTTCCCATTCTGGGAAATGTTAGAGATCAGCATCGGCCAATTTTTGCAAATG CATTCAAGTGTTGGTGTCAAGCTTGTTGGCAGTACGGCGTGGAGTTCCCTCTTTCATCAATTCTTGATAGTGATGTCAC GTCATTTCTAAATAACGCCTTTGAGCTTTTATTGCAAAATTGGGCAACTTCTCGAGATCTCAAG GTTCGGACATCTGCTGTTGAAGCTTTGGGTCAATTGGTCGGTCTTGTTACAAGAACCTTGTTGAAGGTGGCTCTACCAAAATTTGTTCCAATTATATTAGAATT GTATAAAAGGGACCAAAATATTGCCTTTTTGGCTACATGTAGCCTTCACAATCTATTGAATGCCTCTTTACTCTCTGAAAACGGTTCTCCTTTACTTGATTTTGAG GATCTCATGCTTGTTTTGTCGACACTTCTTCCAGTTATTTGTAGTTATTCTGACATCAAAGACCGTAAAGACTTTTCAGTTGGCCTCAAG ACATATAATGAAGTCCAACATTGCTTTCTTACTGTTGGGATGGTTTATCCTGatgaattatttatttttcttctaaAT AAATCCAAGCTGAAAGAAGACCACATTACTTTTGGTGCTCTGTGTGTCCTTAAGCATCTATTGCCCAG GTTATCTGAAGCTTGGCATAATAAAAGATCAGCACTCATAGAAGCCATTACATTATTGTTGGATGTGCAAAATTTGGGGGTTTGTAAAGCACTTGCAGAG CTAATAGTTGTAATGGCTTCCCACTGCTACTTGGTTGGTTCTTCTGGGGAGCTTTTTGTTGAATATCTTGTACAACACTGTGCCATGTCAGATCAAGAAATAGACGACCTTGTGACCTCAAGGGATTCATTTAATCCCACACAGTTTTATTATTCATTTCAGCAGAAGAGATCAGAG GTAAAAATTGGGGCCGTTCTTCCAACAGAGTTAAGGGCTATATGTGAAAAAGGTCTCCTTTTAATAACCATTACTATTCCTGAAATGGAG CATGTTCTTTGGCCATTTATGTTGAAGATGATTATACCTCGTTTATACACTGGTGCAGTTGCCACG GTTTGCAGATGTATATCAGATATGTGCAGGAATAGATCTCTACATAATGATAAAATGATTCGTGAATGTAGAACTCGTGTTGATATTCCACGACCTGAG GAACTCTTTGCACGCCTTGTAGTGCTCCTTCACAATCCTCTCGCAAGGGAGCAGCTGGCCACTCAAATTCTGACA GTGCTGTGTTATCTGGCTTCTTTGTttccaaaaaatataaacttgttTTGGCAAGATGAG ATTCCTAAAATGAAAGCTTATGTCAGCGACACAGAAGACCTCAAGCAGGATCATTGTTATCAAGAGACATGGGATGATATGATAATCAAT TTTCTTGCTGAAACATTGGATGTTGTCCAAGACAGCGACTGGGTAATATCTCTAGGAAATGCATTTGCAAAACAGTATGAACTTTATACATCCGATGACGAGCATTCTGCACTACTTCATCG atgTCTTGGTATCcttcttcaaaaagtggataaCAGGACTTACGTTCGTGATAAGATTGACTGGATGTACAAGCAATCAAATATTACTATACCTGAAAATCGGCTTGGTTTGGCAAAAGCCATGGGATTG GTGGCAGCATCACACTTGGATACTGTTCTGGATAAACTTAAAGAAATTCTTGACAATATCGAGGAAAGTATTTTCCAGAG attcttatcttttttttcaGATAAAAGTAAGATAAAAGATTCTGATGATATTCATGCTGCATTGGCTCTGATGTATGGATATGCCGCAAGATATGCTCCATCTACTGTAATTGAAGCTCGAATAGATGCACTTGTG GGCACTAATATGCTATCCCATCTTCTAATCGTACGTCATCCTAGCGCGAAGCAAGCTGTTATCACTGCAATCGACTTGCTTG GGAGAGCTGTAATTAGTGCTTCTGAAAGTGGTATATCATTCCCATTGAAAAAAAGAGACCAATTACTTGACTACATATTAACTCTGATGCGTCGACAAGATGAAGAAGGTTTTTCTGATTTGAGTGTTGAACTCTTGCGAACCCAG GCTCTGGCTTTAAGCGCTTGCACTACTTTGGTATCCGTGGATCCAAAGTTGACAAATGAAATGCGGAACATTGTGATGAAG GCTACCCTAGGTTTTTTTGCTTTGCCTAATGATCCTGCTGGTGCTGTGGATCCTCTTGTTGACAATCTTATTACTCTTTTGTGTGCAATTCTTCTCACGAG TGGGGAAGATGGACGAAGTCGTGCAGAGCAGCTGTTGCATATCTTAAAACAGATTGATCAGTATGTTTGCTCTCCCCTAGACTATCAGAGGAAAAGAGGATGTCTTGCAGTTCATGAAATGCTGCTGAAATTTCGGACTCTTTGTGTCACTGGTTACTGTGCCCTTGGATGCCAGGGAAGTTGCAAGCACATCAAGCAAATTGATCGCACCTCCCGCTTCAATGTTTCAAGTTTGCCAC CTGCTTTTCTTTTACCAAGTCGAGACGCCTTATGCTTGGGAGATAGAGTCATAGTGTACCTTCCACGTTGTGCAGATACTAATTCTGAAGTTAGAAAAGTTTCTGCCCAG ATTTTAGACCAGTTTTTTGATATATCCCTGTCTCTTCCGAGGCCTGTAACTTCCAATTATAGTACACCTATTGAAGCATCCTACGCTGCTTTGTCATCTCTTGAGGATGTTATCGCCATATTGAGAAGA GACACGTCTATCGATCCTTCAGAGGTATTTAACCGTGTCATTTCATCCGTTTGTATATTGCTGACCAAAGACGAG CTGGTGGCTACACTATATGGGTGTTCTGTAGCTATATGTGATAAGGTTAAGCCGTCAGCAGAAGGTGGTATACAAGCAGTTATTGAGTTTGTTACGAAAAGGGGAAATGAGCTGAACGAGACAGATATATCAAG GACAGCCCAATCTCTGCTTTCTGCTGCAGTTCATGTTCCTGAAAAGTATTTACGAAATGAAACGCTTGTTGCT ATCTCTTCTCTGGCTGAACATACCAGTCCAAGGGTTGTTTTCAATGAAGTATTGACTGCTGCAGCGAGGGATATAGTCACTAAAGATATACTTAGAATGCCAGGTGGTTGGCCAATGCAGGATGCATTTTAT GCTTTTTCGCAGCACAATGAACTGTCATCATTGTTTCTGGAGCATTTGATATCCACCCTGAGTCACACTTCTGTCCATAAAGGTGAAATAGGAAAAGGAGACCCTTCTGGGGATTCTTCTGTGGCTCGCACTGAAAATGAGATCTTGCAAGCTGCTATAGTTGCTCTGACAGCATTTTTCAG AGGAGGTGGTAAAATTGGTAAAAGAGCAGTGGAACAAAATTATGCATCGGTTACTGCGATACTTACTCTTCATTTAGGAAGCTGTCATGGTCAATCTATTTCTGGGCAGCATGAACAATTACG TACACTCCTAATAGCATTTCAGGGATTTTGTGAATGTGTCGGGGACCTCGAGATGGGGAAG ATTTTAGCTAGAGACGGAGAGCACAATGTTGATGAGAAGTGGATCAATCTTATTGGTGACTTGGCTGGCTGTATTTCCATAAAACGACCTAAAGAG GTATCAGCAATATCAGTTATTTTAAGCAAATATTTAAATCAACCTGTGAGATTCCAAAGAGAAGCTGCTGCAGCAGCATTGTCAGAATTTGTACGCTACAG CAATGAAGGATCTGATTCGGTATCAGAGGAGATAGTGGAAGCTTTATGTCGACATGTGTCAGATGATTCTCCTATGGTCAGGCGTCTTTGTCTACGAGGACTTGTGCAG ATACCACCTACCAATATTAATATGTACACAAAAGAAATTCTTGGTGTAATATTGGCCCTACTTGATGATTCAGATGATTCAGTTCAATTGACTGCAGTGTTATGCTTGCTTTCG ATTCTTGAATTATCACCAAACGGCGTAGAGCATGTTTTACTTAATTTGTCTGTCCGGCTTCGTAATCTTCAG GTCTCCATGAGCACAAAGATGAGAGCAAATTCTTTTGCGGCCTTTGGGGCACTAAGTCTCTACAGTTCTGGGCCACAACGTGACTCTTTTCTTGAGCAG GTACATGCTGTCTTGCCACGCTTGGTTCTTCATCTTCTGGACGAGGAATATAGTGTTAGACAAGCTTGTCGG GATACTCTCAAACAAATTGCCCCCCTTATGGAAATCGAGGATTTGCTTTCTCTGCTTAACACACATCGTTTTACATCTGATGACAG GAGTGACTATCAAGATTTTCTGAGAGATCTTGCAAGGCAATTCATCCAGCATTTGGCATCCAGGGTTGATACATACATGGCATCAATAATACAG GCTTTTGATGCTCCTTGGCCCGCTATCCAAGCAAATGCCATATATTTGTCAAGCAGCATGCTTGCTTTGACTGATGATCAGCATATTTCAGCTGCTTATTATTATCAG GTTTTCGGATTGTTGGTGAGCAAAGGAAGCCGGTCTGCAGATGCAATTGTGAGAGCAACGTCGTCTTCAGCCTTGGGAATGTTGTTAAAATCTACAAATTTGCTTTCTTGGAGAGCTGATCGACTTGATCATACAGACTCTGGCAGAAGCAGTGTTGATTCAGAATCTGGTGGCAGGAGATAA
- the LOC122603745 gene encoding protein SHOOT GRAVITROPISM 6 isoform X1, which yields MAAATSGNSIPAPDAIQVLVSALADDSPMVRRASMSSLKILAPLNPLLVLDCCLTVSRGGRRRFGNIAGVFQVMSIAIDALEEGEVDASNMTKLAKLATAEIISSKEIKADWQRAASSLLVAIGSHLPDLMMEELYLHLSPQNSALPAMVQILADFATSDALQFTPRLKGVLSRVLPILGNVRDQHRPIFANAFKCWCQACWQYGVEFPLSSILDSDVTSFLNNAFELLLQNWATSRDLKVRTSAVEALGQLVGLVTRTLLKVALPKFVPIILELYKRDQNIAFLATCSLHNLLNASLLSENGSPLLDFEDLMLVLSTLLPVICSYSDIKDRKDFSVGLKTYNEVQHCFLTVGMVYPDELFIFLLNKSKLKEDHITFGALCVLKHLLPRLSEAWHNKRSALIEAITLLLDVQNLGVCKALAELIVVMASHCYLVGSSGELFVEYLVQHCAMSDQEIDDLVTSRDSFNPTQFYYSFQQKRSEVKIGAVLPTELRAICEKGLLLITITIPEMEHVLWPFMLKMIIPRLYTGAVATVCRCISDMCRNRSLHNDKMIRECRTRVDIPRPEELFARLVVLLHNPLAREQLATQILTVLCYLASLFPKNINLFWQDEIPKMKAYVSDTEDLKQDHCYQETWDDMIINFLAETLDVVQDSDWVISLGNAFAKQYELYTSDDEHSALLHRCLGILLQKVDNRTYVRDKIDWMYKQSNITIPENRLGLAKAMGLVAASHLDTVLDKLKEILDNIEESIFQRFLSFFSDKSKIKDSDDIHAALALMYGYAARYAPSTVIEARIDALVGTNMLSHLLIVRHPSAKQAVITAIDLLGRAVISASESGISFPLKKRDQLLDYILTLMRRQDEEGFSDLSVELLRTQALALSACTTLVSVDPKLTNEMRNIVMKATLGFFALPNDPAGAVDPLVDNLITLLCAILLTSGEDGRSRAEQLLHILKQIDQYVCSPLDYQRKRGCLAVHEMLLKFRTLCVTGYCALGCQGSCKHIKQIDRTSRFNVSSLPPAFLLPSRDALCLGDRVIVYLPRCADTNSEVRKVSAQILDQFFDISLSLPRPVTSNYSTPIEASYAALSSLEDVIAILRRDTSIDPSEVFNRVISSVCILLTKDELVATLYGCSVAICDKVKPSAEGGIQAVIEFVTKRGNELNETDISRTAQSLLSAAVHVPEKYLRNETLVAISSLAEHTSPRVVFNEVLTAAARDIVTKDILRMPGGWPMQDAFYAFSQHNELSSLFLEHLISTLSHTSVHKGEIGKGDPSGDSSVARTENEILQAAIVALTAFFRGGGKIGKRAVEQNYASVTAILTLHLGSCHGQSISGQHEQLRTLLIAFQGFCECVGDLEMGKILARDGEHNVDEKWINLIGDLAGCISIKRPKEVSAISVILSKYLNQPVRFQREAAAAALSEFVRYSNEGSDSVSEEIVEALCRHVSDDSPMVRRLCLRGLVQIPPTNINMYTKEILGVILALLDDSDDSVQLTAVLCLLSILELSPNGVEHVLLNLSVRLRNLQVSMSTKMRANSFAAFGALSLYSSGPQRDSFLEQRFQVHAVLPRLVLHLLDEEYSVRQACRDTLKQIAPLMEIEDLLSLLNTHRFTSDDRSDYQDFLRDLARQFIQHLASRVDTYMASIIQAFDAPWPAIQANAIYLSSSMLALTDDQHISAAYYYQVFGLLVSKGSRSADAIVRATSSSALGMLLKSTNLLSWRADRLDHTDSGRSSVDSESGGRR from the exons ATGGCAGCTGCTACTTCTGGAAACTCAATTCCTGCTCCCG ACGCAATTCAGGTTCTTGTATCAGCTCTTGCTGATGATTCTCCGATGGTTAGACGTGCCTCCATGTCTTCTCTTAAAATCCTTGCTCCTCT GAATCCACTTCTAGTTCTTGATTGTTGCTTAACCGTGTCTCGTGGTGGCCGTAGG AGGTTTGGGAATATTGCTGGTGTATTTCAAGTAATGTCAATTGCGATTGATGCTTTGGAAGAAGGGGAAGTGGATGCCTCTAATATGACAAAACTTGCCAAACTTGCCACTGCCGAGATCATTTCGTCCAAG GAAATAAAAGCTGATTGGCAAAGAGCCGCCTCTTCTCTACTTGTTGCTATCGGCTCTCATTTACCAGACCTG ATGATGGAAGAGTTATATCTTCACTTGTCTCCACAGAATTCAGCTCTGCCAGCTATGGTCCAAATACTTGCAGATTTTGCTACGTCTGATG CTCTGCAGTTTACCCCAAGACTTAAAGGTGTGCTTTCCCGAGTTCTTCCCATTCTGGGAAATGTTAGAGATCAGCATCGGCCAATTTTTGCAAATG CATTCAAGTGTTGGTGTCAAGCTTGTTGGCAGTACGGCGTGGAGTTCCCTCTTTCATCAATTCTTGATAGTGATGTCAC GTCATTTCTAAATAACGCCTTTGAGCTTTTATTGCAAAATTGGGCAACTTCTCGAGATCTCAAG GTTCGGACATCTGCTGTTGAAGCTTTGGGTCAATTGGTCGGTCTTGTTACAAGAACCTTGTTGAAGGTGGCTCTACCAAAATTTGTTCCAATTATATTAGAATT GTATAAAAGGGACCAAAATATTGCCTTTTTGGCTACATGTAGCCTTCACAATCTATTGAATGCCTCTTTACTCTCTGAAAACGGTTCTCCTTTACTTGATTTTGAG GATCTCATGCTTGTTTTGTCGACACTTCTTCCAGTTATTTGTAGTTATTCTGACATCAAAGACCGTAAAGACTTTTCAGTTGGCCTCAAG ACATATAATGAAGTCCAACATTGCTTTCTTACTGTTGGGATGGTTTATCCTGatgaattatttatttttcttctaaAT AAATCCAAGCTGAAAGAAGACCACATTACTTTTGGTGCTCTGTGTGTCCTTAAGCATCTATTGCCCAG GTTATCTGAAGCTTGGCATAATAAAAGATCAGCACTCATAGAAGCCATTACATTATTGTTGGATGTGCAAAATTTGGGGGTTTGTAAAGCACTTGCAGAG CTAATAGTTGTAATGGCTTCCCACTGCTACTTGGTTGGTTCTTCTGGGGAGCTTTTTGTTGAATATCTTGTACAACACTGTGCCATGTCAGATCAAGAAATAGACGACCTTGTGACCTCAAGGGATTCATTTAATCCCACACAGTTTTATTATTCATTTCAGCAGAAGAGATCAGAG GTAAAAATTGGGGCCGTTCTTCCAACAGAGTTAAGGGCTATATGTGAAAAAGGTCTCCTTTTAATAACCATTACTATTCCTGAAATGGAG CATGTTCTTTGGCCATTTATGTTGAAGATGATTATACCTCGTTTATACACTGGTGCAGTTGCCACG GTTTGCAGATGTATATCAGATATGTGCAGGAATAGATCTCTACATAATGATAAAATGATTCGTGAATGTAGAACTCGTGTTGATATTCCACGACCTGAG GAACTCTTTGCACGCCTTGTAGTGCTCCTTCACAATCCTCTCGCAAGGGAGCAGCTGGCCACTCAAATTCTGACA GTGCTGTGTTATCTGGCTTCTTTGTttccaaaaaatataaacttgttTTGGCAAGATGAG ATTCCTAAAATGAAAGCTTATGTCAGCGACACAGAAGACCTCAAGCAGGATCATTGTTATCAAGAGACATGGGATGATATGATAATCAAT TTTCTTGCTGAAACATTGGATGTTGTCCAAGACAGCGACTGGGTAATATCTCTAGGAAATGCATTTGCAAAACAGTATGAACTTTATACATCCGATGACGAGCATTCTGCACTACTTCATCG atgTCTTGGTATCcttcttcaaaaagtggataaCAGGACTTACGTTCGTGATAAGATTGACTGGATGTACAAGCAATCAAATATTACTATACCTGAAAATCGGCTTGGTTTGGCAAAAGCCATGGGATTG GTGGCAGCATCACACTTGGATACTGTTCTGGATAAACTTAAAGAAATTCTTGACAATATCGAGGAAAGTATTTTCCAGAG attcttatcttttttttcaGATAAAAGTAAGATAAAAGATTCTGATGATATTCATGCTGCATTGGCTCTGATGTATGGATATGCCGCAAGATATGCTCCATCTACTGTAATTGAAGCTCGAATAGATGCACTTGTG GGCACTAATATGCTATCCCATCTTCTAATCGTACGTCATCCTAGCGCGAAGCAAGCTGTTATCACTGCAATCGACTTGCTTG GGAGAGCTGTAATTAGTGCTTCTGAAAGTGGTATATCATTCCCATTGAAAAAAAGAGACCAATTACTTGACTACATATTAACTCTGATGCGTCGACAAGATGAAGAAGGTTTTTCTGATTTGAGTGTTGAACTCTTGCGAACCCAG GCTCTGGCTTTAAGCGCTTGCACTACTTTGGTATCCGTGGATCCAAAGTTGACAAATGAAATGCGGAACATTGTGATGAAG GCTACCCTAGGTTTTTTTGCTTTGCCTAATGATCCTGCTGGTGCTGTGGATCCTCTTGTTGACAATCTTATTACTCTTTTGTGTGCAATTCTTCTCACGAG TGGGGAAGATGGACGAAGTCGTGCAGAGCAGCTGTTGCATATCTTAAAACAGATTGATCAGTATGTTTGCTCTCCCCTAGACTATCAGAGGAAAAGAGGATGTCTTGCAGTTCATGAAATGCTGCTGAAATTTCGGACTCTTTGTGTCACTGGTTACTGTGCCCTTGGATGCCAGGGAAGTTGCAAGCACATCAAGCAAATTGATCGCACCTCCCGCTTCAATGTTTCAAGTTTGCCAC CTGCTTTTCTTTTACCAAGTCGAGACGCCTTATGCTTGGGAGATAGAGTCATAGTGTACCTTCCACGTTGTGCAGATACTAATTCTGAAGTTAGAAAAGTTTCTGCCCAG ATTTTAGACCAGTTTTTTGATATATCCCTGTCTCTTCCGAGGCCTGTAACTTCCAATTATAGTACACCTATTGAAGCATCCTACGCTGCTTTGTCATCTCTTGAGGATGTTATCGCCATATTGAGAAGA GACACGTCTATCGATCCTTCAGAGGTATTTAACCGTGTCATTTCATCCGTTTGTATATTGCTGACCAAAGACGAG CTGGTGGCTACACTATATGGGTGTTCTGTAGCTATATGTGATAAGGTTAAGCCGTCAGCAGAAGGTGGTATACAAGCAGTTATTGAGTTTGTTACGAAAAGGGGAAATGAGCTGAACGAGACAGATATATCAAG GACAGCCCAATCTCTGCTTTCTGCTGCAGTTCATGTTCCTGAAAAGTATTTACGAAATGAAACGCTTGTTGCT ATCTCTTCTCTGGCTGAACATACCAGTCCAAGGGTTGTTTTCAATGAAGTATTGACTGCTGCAGCGAGGGATATAGTCACTAAAGATATACTTAGAATGCCAGGTGGTTGGCCAATGCAGGATGCATTTTAT GCTTTTTCGCAGCACAATGAACTGTCATCATTGTTTCTGGAGCATTTGATATCCACCCTGAGTCACACTTCTGTCCATAAAGGTGAAATAGGAAAAGGAGACCCTTCTGGGGATTCTTCTGTGGCTCGCACTGAAAATGAGATCTTGCAAGCTGCTATAGTTGCTCTGACAGCATTTTTCAG AGGAGGTGGTAAAATTGGTAAAAGAGCAGTGGAACAAAATTATGCATCGGTTACTGCGATACTTACTCTTCATTTAGGAAGCTGTCATGGTCAATCTATTTCTGGGCAGCATGAACAATTACG TACACTCCTAATAGCATTTCAGGGATTTTGTGAATGTGTCGGGGACCTCGAGATGGGGAAG ATTTTAGCTAGAGACGGAGAGCACAATGTTGATGAGAAGTGGATCAATCTTATTGGTGACTTGGCTGGCTGTATTTCCATAAAACGACCTAAAGAG GTATCAGCAATATCAGTTATTTTAAGCAAATATTTAAATCAACCTGTGAGATTCCAAAGAGAAGCTGCTGCAGCAGCATTGTCAGAATTTGTACGCTACAG CAATGAAGGATCTGATTCGGTATCAGAGGAGATAGTGGAAGCTTTATGTCGACATGTGTCAGATGATTCTCCTATGGTCAGGCGTCTTTGTCTACGAGGACTTGTGCAG ATACCACCTACCAATATTAATATGTACACAAAAGAAATTCTTGGTGTAATATTGGCCCTACTTGATGATTCAGATGATTCAGTTCAATTGACTGCAGTGTTATGCTTGCTTTCG ATTCTTGAATTATCACCAAACGGCGTAGAGCATGTTTTACTTAATTTGTCTGTCCGGCTTCGTAATCTTCAG GTCTCCATGAGCACAAAGATGAGAGCAAATTCTTTTGCGGCCTTTGGGGCACTAAGTCTCTACAGTTCTGGGCCACAACGTGACTCTTTTCTTGAGCAG CGATTTCAGGTACATGCTGTCTTGCCACGCTTGGTTCTTCATCTTCTGGACGAGGAATATAGTGTTAGACAAGCTTGTCGG GATACTCTCAAACAAATTGCCCCCCTTATGGAAATCGAGGATTTGCTTTCTCTGCTTAACACACATCGTTTTACATCTGATGACAG GAGTGACTATCAAGATTTTCTGAGAGATCTTGCAAGGCAATTCATCCAGCATTTGGCATCCAGGGTTGATACATACATGGCATCAATAATACAG GCTTTTGATGCTCCTTGGCCCGCTATCCAAGCAAATGCCATATATTTGTCAAGCAGCATGCTTGCTTTGACTGATGATCAGCATATTTCAGCTGCTTATTATTATCAG GTTTTCGGATTGTTGGTGAGCAAAGGAAGCCGGTCTGCAGATGCAATTGTGAGAGCAACGTCGTCTTCAGCCTTGGGAATGTTGTTAAAATCTACAAATTTGCTTTCTTGGAGAGCTGATCGACTTGATCATACAGACTCTGGCAGAAGCAGTGTTGATTCAGAATCTGGTGGCAGGAGATAA